From one Colletotrichum destructivum chromosome 3, complete sequence genomic stretch:
- a CDS encoding Putative FAD-binding, type PCMH, subdomain 2, protein MLQGCSRRRRGTLSYDRSQAKAVAEAFFEFQTGPLLEEPHIDVPYMEMIIPGIGLATVDATPFTDIVNFTGCYPSTIKPLYNVGPQSVAASRKTLTQNTAQDVTPVMELYDKRLNRANLNVKASRELYSEMAGMLFEHYNSSTIAGHTIGVSWNPITPHVVRETNRKGGVAGGWQEVNQNCESTLLIQAAARPSVATPANHEAAINLRVNWDNAADDAAATQMDDASMKKLTETARKWDALLPNQWANNAADHVDVMRSYGDANFEKLRQVSRKYDGNQTFQRLCSGGYKLWS, encoded by the exons ATGCTTCAAGGCTGTTCAAGGCGCAGGAGAGGTACGCTGTCTTACGACAGGAGTCAGGCTAAGGCCGTTGCCGAAGCCTTCTTCGAATTTCAGACCGGCCCGCTCCTCGAGGAACCTCACATTGATGTTCCATACATGGAGATGATCATTCCAGGTATCGGCCTCGCCACGGTCGATGCCACGCCGTTTACCGACATTGTCAATTTCACTGGATGCTATCCCAGTACCATAAAGCCCCTATACAATGTTGGGCCACAGTCGGTGGCGGCTTCGCGGAAGACTCTCACACAAAACACAGCCCAAGACGTTACCCCTGTCATGGAGCTCTATGATAAACG CCTTAACCGGGCGAACCTCAACGTGAAGGCTAGCAGGGAGTTGTACAGCGAGATGGCCGGCATGCTCTTCGAACACTACAACTCCAGCACCATCGCGGGACACACCATTGGCGTGTCATGGAACCCGATAACGCCGCATGTCGTGCGTGAAACCAACAGGAAGGgaggcgtcgccggcggctggcAAGAAGTCAACCAAAACTGTGAGTCCACGCTCTTAATACAGGCAGCAGCTCGTCCAAGCGTTGCAACGCCTGCTAACCATGAAGCAGCCATCAATCTGAGGGTAAACTGGGACAATGCCGCGGACGATGCTGCAGCCACCCAGATGGACGACGCCTCCATGAAGAAGCTTACCGAGACGGCACGTAAATGGGATGCCCTGTTGCCGAACCAGTGGGCGAACAACGCGGCGGATCATGTGGACGTGATGAGGAGCTACGGGGACGCCAATTTCGAAAAGCTCAGGCAGGTTTCGCGCAAGTACGACGGGAACCAGACCTTCCAGAGGCTCTGCTCAGGCGGGTACAAGCTGTGGTCATAG
- a CDS encoding uncharacterized protein (Putative zn(2)Cys(6) fungal-type DNA-binding domain, transcription factor domain, fungi), which translates to MSAATSCDDGQEDLALSPNIQLRAAIRCDRQHPCSHCASAKIDCIPVDKKLREKRTRILLSSEYEKKIDQLDRRMAEALSLIQGLKNDRQLSACPHAFLNTPAGTGMSAVSSSKSSPSSHTILPGSDAGSSVLLGAGESSLAAHSTFASDFMQHVASASPLQCSGPEMRDTLDALSSVVATLREQTVANEMAYPHARPIQRPGLSGYGLPPIQKAVELIRIAKNQRLAGSGFIYEFILRRNFSDICLQVYFSDSFSEMEFIIVNAGLHSLFGDYSHRVPVEERTAYRDHASMCRANLETALSSLPMHLPTTTETVTALIFGAWHAIELSKPYLARALSAKASELCQTLSYHRIPDTDNSDDAKYRKFLFWTNYFLDKCLSLRLGRASTIPDWDITTHRPSTTDTHKEAVMAYFVLWVESARCQGNIYELLYSPEAIAQPDHVRQSRAQLLMNDLRMLDQAMQETNKRWIKIAKDNAGTDVMDFFATSDDTLRLSLLTLVYRAAPQPAGAPTTFSHSCAEAARAALQRHQDCLAIIDRSNEDFLPCYVHWTLLFTPFIPFIVIFCQVIETQDETDLSRLGAFVTSIQPAATVSDAAGKLCRLFQVLHNVAARYVDRSGPYDDQPQATEEMDMYLRLLGVHHGEEGNVSEHQRQGFAHDLDGNFAQAACGDGTSTGEVQAGPMVMNPMMRMGNGAQLEEWFYRNQALMQSFRTSPHPFPNED; encoded by the exons ATGAGTGCTGCTACTAGCTGCGATGACGGTCAGGAGGACTTGGCGCTAAGTCCAAATATACAGCTCCGCGCCGCT ATCCGCTGTGATAGGCAACACCCTTGTTCCCACTGCGCCAGCGCCAAAATCGACTGCATACCTGTCGATAAGAAGCTCCGAGAGAAGCGCACCCGCATCCTCTTGTCTTCGGAATA CGAGAAAAAGATCGATCAGCTCGACCGTCGCATGGCAGAGGCTCTCAGTCTCATCCAAGGCCTGAAAAATGACCGACAACTCAGTGCATGCCCTCATGCATTCTTGAATACTCCAGCCGGGACCGGTATGTCGGCAGTGTCCTCATCCAAGTCGAGCCCGTCCAGCCATACCATCTTGCCTGGGTCAGATGCCGGGTCTTCCGTGCTACTGGGTGCGGGAGAGTCCTCGTTAGCCGCCCACTCGACGTTCGCCAGCGACTTTATGCAACACGTTGCAAGTGCCAGTCCCCTCCAATGCTCCGGACCGGAGATGAGGGACACCCTCGATGCGCTCTCTAGCGTTGTAGCCACCCTGAGAGAGCAGACGGTTGCCAATGAGATGGCATACCCTCATGCTCGGCCGATCCAACGCCCCGGCCTGTCAGGGTACGGGCTGCCTCCCATCCAAAAAGCCGTCGAGCTGATTCGCATCGCTAAAA aTCAGCGCTTGGCTGGATCAGGTTTCATCTACGAGTTCATCTTGAGGCGCAACTTCTCGGACATCTGCCTCCAGGTCTACTTCTCCGATAGCTTTTCCGAGATGGAattcatcatcgtcaacgcGGGCCTTCATTCTCTCTTTGGAGACTATAGCCATCGCGTGCCCGTCGAAGAAAGAACAGCGTATCGAGACCATGCCAGCATGTGTCGTGCGAATCTTGAGACTGCACTTTCTAGTTTACCTATGCATCTTCCAACAACGACAGAAACCGTCACAGCCCTGATCTTTGGT GCTTGGCATGCGATTGAGCTGTCGAAACCCTACCTCGCACGGGCATTATCAGCCAAAGCATCAGAGCTCTGCCAGACGCTAAGCTATCACCGGATACCCGATACAGACAACAGTGACGACGCCAAATATAGAAAGTTTTTGTTCTGGACGAACTACTTCCTTGACAAATGCCTGTctcttcgcctcggccgagctTCCACCATCCCAGACTGGGACATCACGACACACCGGCCCTCCACCACCGACACTCATAAGGAGGCGGTTATGGCCTACTTTGTACTCTGGGTCGAGTCTGCACGTTGCCAAGGGAACATATACGAGTTGCTCTACAGCCCGGAGGCTATCGCTCAGCCCGACCACGTCCGGCAATCTCGGGCCCAGCTCCTCATGAACGACCTACGAATGCTGGACCAGGCCATGCAGGAGACTAAT AAAAGATGGATCAAAATCGCCAAAGACAATGCCGGCACGGACGTCATGGACTTCTTCGCTACCTCAGACGATACCCTCCGACTCTCACTGCTCACTCTAGTCTATCGTGCGGCTCCGCAGCCAGCTGGTGCTCCCACAACTTTCAGCCACAGCTGCGCTGAAGCCGCAAGGGCCGCTTTACAAAGGCACCAGGACTGTCTGGCGATCATAGACAGGAGCAACGAGGACTTCCTCCCATGCTATGTCCATTG GACCCTCCTCTTCACCCCGTTCATCCCATTCATCGTAATCTTCTGCCAAGTGATAGAGACTCAAGACGAGACGGACCTAAGCCGTCTGGGCGCCTTTGTGACCTCTATTCAACCAGCTGCCACTGTTTCAGATGCCGCAGGCAAGCTGTGTCGTCTCTTTCAAGTCCTCCACAACGTCGCTGCGCGTTATGTCGATCGCTCCGGGCCATATGATGACCAACCGCAGGCCACTGAAGAGATGGACATGTATCTCAGACTGTTGGGAGTGCACCATGGAGAGGAGGGCAACGTCAGCGAGCATCAGAGGCAGGGGTTCGCCCACGACCTCGATGGGAATTTCGCGCAAGCCGCGTGCGGTGACGGAACGAGCACTGGCGAGGTACAGGCCGGGCCGATGGTTATGAACCCCATGATGCGCATGGGGAACGGCGCGCAGTTGGAGGAATGGTTTTACAGAAATCAGGCTCTGATGCAGTCGTTCCGGACGTCCCCTCATCCTTTTCCAAACGAAGACTAG
- a CDS encoding Putative small ribosomal subunit protein uS11, protein MPAKTVATSKAASKDSVIELLPGQNDLVFGVARIFASYNDTFVHITDLTGRETIARVTGGMKVKADRDESSPYAAMLAAQDAAARCREHGINALHIKIRGTGGEFHANNPIWFLSLAIKLTVYVVGTGSKSPGPGGQAALRALARAGIKIGRIEDVTPTPSDSTRRKGGRRGRRR, encoded by the exons ATGCCCGCCAAAACTGTTGCGACCTCGAAAGCGGCCTCGAAGGACAGCGTGATAGAACTCTTGCCGGGCCAAAATG ATCTAGTCTTTGGTGTCGCTCGCATCTTCGCCTCTTACAACGATACCTTCGTCCATATTACTGATCTCAC GGGCCGCGAGACCATTGCCCGAGTCACTGGAGGTATGAAGGTCAAGGCTGATCGGGACGAATCGTCTCCCTACGCTGCCATGCTGGCTGCccaagatgccgccgcccggtGCAGGGAGCACGGCATTAACGCACTTCACATAAAAATACGCGGTACTGGTGGTGAGTTTCATGCGAATAACCCCATCTGGTTTCTCTCTCTAGCCATCAAGTTGACAGTGTATGTGGTAGGCACTGGAAGCAAGTCGCCGGGCcccggcggccaggccgccctTCGTGCCCTGGCTCGCGCGGGCATCAAGATTGGACGCATAGAAGATGTGACGCCGACCCCATCTGACTCTACCCGCAGGAAGGGCGGTCGTCGGGGTCGCCGGCGCTAG
- a CDS encoding Putative Type 1 protein exporter, whose translation MATPKDHPGYGTDDPAQSSKGDQEEPSAFKGFLRVFAFGHAADYALESIAIIAAIASGVALAMVNIVIGQFISLLSDSHSSSGSQPDGFMAAVSKTALYFVYIGIVRFVCTYIYASLFTFVAHRLTRNIRHEYLRAAFSQEIGFFDKSSGSISMQATSNGKLIQSGIGEKLGNLVQASATFVAAFIIAFITQWKLTLIIIGMVPVLLIVVGGAAGLDAQIETDILKIHAQAASFAETTLAGVRTVHAFDLRQRVVSQYDSFLQNSFHLGMKKNKIYGVLFGGEYFIVHAAMGLAFWQGIAMVNRGEIPDLGGVFTVLFSVVIAASTVMTIAPQMVTFGRSATAAAELFTLIDRKSEINPFDHSGERPDRLVGEVQLQNVSFSYPTRPDVTVLDNFSLRVPAGKVTALVGPSGSGKSTIIGLFERWYNPTAGTVRLDGKDIKDLNLKWLRTNVRLVQQEPVLFNGTVLENISNGLVGTPWETATPVEQRRRVEDAAKLAFAHDFITSLPQGYDTRIGERGGLLSGGQKQRIAIARSLISEPQVLLLDEATSALDPHAEGVVQEALNRASQDRTTIVIAHKLATIRNADHIVVMSSGRIAEQGRHDDLVAMNGIYHNLVKAQDLSPAETQQTAQRLLEKESTLDDISGVDHSLVKNKTTEERHLASLKDREDFTLFKQSGLISTVMKLMGCTPELKFWYLLALISCIIGAALFPAQALLLGNILDVFSSPDMVSRGNFISLMFLVIAFGCLIGYFLLGWSSNMIAQVGDPILVHVQEIADDNKTLGRKMRRYLLDSVLRQDLRFFDRPENTIGTLTSRLDSYPQAVFEFMGFNVALLILALINLSACSILAISVAWRLGLVGVFAGLPPMLLAGWVRIRLEVKMENAMDKSFLQSSSVASETVMAVRTVSSLALEQKMLDKYTHELDMAIQNAAPSLFHMMIWFSMTQAIEYFVLALGFWWGSKLINDGYINFYQFIVSFMGVYFSGQATSQMFVFAGNFTKGHKAANYYFWMSALEPTIQDTAENSGKGPEHGCKSFDLENVQFAYPLAPHNRVLKGISLTIQPGEFVAFVGPSGCGKSTMVSLLQRFYDPVSGTINVDYSPLKSISPSLYRKNISLVQQEPTLFPGTIRDNISQGVDTTTSGPLPDFQLEEACRSANVWDFIASLPEGLDTPCGTGGSQLSGGQRQRIAIARALIRKPAVILLDEATSALDTESERIVQGALKKAATTGNRITIAVAHRLSTIRDASRIFVFNGGIIAESGTHGELIERGGMYAKMCEAQRLGQDM comes from the exons ATGGCCACACCGAAAGATCATCCCGGATATGGCACAGATGATCCTGCACAGTCATCAAAGGGCGACCAAGAGGAGCCCTCGGCCTTCAAAGGCTTTCTG AGAGTGTTTGCTTTTGGTCACGCAGCCGACTATGCCCTCGAatccatcgccatcatcgccgccatcgcctcaGGCGTTGCCTTGGCCATGGTAAATATTGTCATCGGCCAGTTTATATCGCTTCTGAGCGACTCCCACTCATCTTCAGGCTCTCAGCCGGATGGAttcatggccgccgtcagcaAAACAGC GCTCTACTTCGTGTACATCGGCATCGTGCGATTTGTGTGCACGTACATCTACGCCTCTCTCTTCACCTTTGTCGCCCACCGTCTGACCCGTAACATTCGACACGAGTATCTCCGCGCCGCGTTCAGCCAGGAGAttggcttcttcgacaaaTCCAGCGGCTCCATCTCCATGCAAGCCACGTCCAACGGAAAGCTGATCCAGTCGGGCATTGGCGAAAAGCTCGGCAATCTCGTCCAGGCCAGCGCTACTTTTGTCGCAgccttcatcatcgccttcatcaccCAGTGGAAGCTCACGCTGATAATCATCGGCATGGTGCCGGTGCTCCTCATCGTTgttggcggtgccgccggaCTGGACGCGCAAATCGAGACGGACATTCTCAAGATCCACGCCCAGGCAGCAAGCTTCGCCGAAACGACTCTTGCAGGTGTTCGTACCGTTCACGCCTTTGATCTCCGCCAGAGGGTCGTCAGCCAGTACGATTCGTTCCTCCAGAACTCGTTCCACCTGGGCATGAAGAAAAATAAAATCTACGGGGTTCTGTTCGGTGGGGAATACTTCATCGTTCACGCCGCCATGGGCTTGGCCTTTTGGCAGGGTATTGCCATGGTGAATCGTGGGGAAATTCCTGACCTCGGCGGTGTTTTCAC TGTGCTCTTCTCTGTTGTCATCGCCGCCAGTACAGTCATGACCATCGCCCCGCAGATGGTCACCTTCGGCCGCTCAGCGACTGCTGCGGCCGAGCTTTTCACGCTGATTGACAGGAAATCCGAGATTAATCCTTTTGATCACTCGGGAGAACGACCTGACAGGCTCGTTGGGGAAGTTCAGCTTCAAAACGTTTCTTTCAGCTATCCCACGAGACCAGATGTCACCGTGCTCGATAACTTCAGTCTACGTGTTCCTGCAGGGAAGGTCACAGCCTTGGTG GGTCCCAGTGGATCGGGAAAAAGCACCATTATTGGGCTTTTCGAGCGATGGTACAACCCGACGGCCGGGACTGTAAGATTGGACGGCAAAGATATCAAGGACTTGAATCTTAAATGGCTTCGAACCAATGTTCGTCTCGTGCAACAG GAGCCTGTTCTCTTCAACGGCACCGTACTCGAGAACATATCTAATGGCCTCGTCGGGACACCCTGGGAGACAGCCACACCAGTGGAGCAGCGAAGACGCGTCGAAGACGCTGCTAAGCTCGCCTTCGCACACGACTTCATCACTAGTCTCCCGCAAGGGTACGACACCAGGAtcggagagagaggcggACTTCTTTCAGGCGGGCAGAAGCAGCGCATTGCTATTGCCCGCAGTCTTATATCTGAGCCGCAGGTGCTTCTCCTCGATGAAGCAACTAGTGCCCTCGATCCTCACGCCGAAGGTGTGGTTCAGGAGGCCCTCAATAGAGCCTCCCAGGACCGGACaaccatcgtcatcgcccacAAATTGGCAACCATCCGGAACGCTGACCACATTGTGGTCATGTCTTCAGGCCGTATCGCTGAACAAGGTCGTCATGACGATCTGGTCGCAATGAACGGAATCTACCACAATCTTGTCAAGGCACAAGACCTGTCCCCAGCCGAGACCCAGCAGACCGCGCAGCGCCTTTTAGAGAAGGAATCCACCCTGGACGACATCTCAGGCGTGGATCACTCACTCGTCAAGAACAAAACGACTGAGGAGAGGCATCTGGCGTCGCTCAAGGACCGAGAAGACTTCACACTGTTCAAGCAGAGCGGCCTGATCAGTACCGTCATGAAGCTGATGGGCTGCACGCCCGAACTGAAGTTCTGGTATTTGCTGGCACTCATCTCCTGCATCATTGGAG CTGCCCTGTTTCCCGCACAAGCCCTGCTCCTCGGCAAcatcctcgacgtcttctCATCCCCCGATATGGTGTCTCGAGGCAATTTCATCTCACTCATGTTCTTAGTCATCGCCTTTGGGTGTCTGATCGGATATTTTCTTCTGGGATGGTCGAGCAACATGATCGCACAGGTAGGTGACCCGATCCTTGTTCATGTCCAGGAGATTGCTGACGACAATAAGACCCTAGGTAGAAAGATGCGGAGATATCTCTTGGACTCTGTCCTCCGTCAAGACCTGCGGTTTTTCGATCGCCCCGAGAACACCATCGGCACGTTGACCAGCCGTCTCGACTCTTACCCCCAGGCAGTATTCGAGTTCATGGGATTCAACGTTGCTCTCCTTATTTTAGCCCTCATCAACTTGTCAGCTTGCAGTATCCTCGCCATCTCGGTTGCCTGGCGCCTTGGCTTGGTCGGCGTTTTCGCTGGGCTCCCTCCCATGCTGCTGGCTGGATGGGTACGCATCCGGCTCGAAGTGAAGATGGAGAACGCCATGGACAAGTCATTCTTGCAGAGCTCTTCCGTAGCGTCAGAGACAGTGATGGCGGTACGCAccgtctcctccttggcgcTGGAGCAGAAGATGCTAGACAAGTACACGCACGAGCTGGACATGGCTATTCAAAACGCGGCACCGTCGCTGTTTCACATGATGATTTGGTTCTCGATGACCCAGGCAATTGAATacttcgtcctcgcccttggcTTTTG GTGGGGATCCAAGCTCATCAACGACGGCTACATCAACTTCTATCAGTTCATCGTCTCCTTCATGGGTGTTTACTTTTCGGGTCAGGCGACAAGCCAGATGTTTGTCTTCGCAGGCA ATTTCACAAAGGGCCATAAAGCCGCCAATTACTATTTCTGGATGTCTGCCCTCGAGCCAACGATTCAGGATACCGCTGAGAACAGTGGCAAGGGGCCAGAACACGGCTGCAAGTCTTTCGATCTGGAAAATGTCCAGTTTGCCTACCCTCTGGCGCCGCACAACCGGGTTCTCAAGGGGATTTCACTCACC ATTCAGCCTGGAGAGTTCGTCGCATTTGTAGGGCCATCGGGCTGTGGTAAGAGCACAATGGTTTCACTGCTGCAACGTTTCTACGACCCCGTCAGCGGCACCATCAACGTTGATTACTCGCCTTTGAAATCGATCAGCCCTTCTCTCTATCGTAAGAACATTTCTCTGGTGCAGCAGGAACCGACGCTGTTCCCGGGGACCATCCGGGACAATATCTCGCAGGGCGTCGACACAACCACTTCTGGCCCGCTGCCCGACTTTCAGCTAGAGGAAGCCTGTCGTTCCGCCAATGTCTGGGACTTCATAGCCTCGCTCCCAGAGGGCCTTGATACGCCTTGCGGAACGGGCGGCAGCCAGCTCTCGGGCGGCCAGCGACAGAGAATTGCGATTGCACGCGCCCTCATCAGAAAGCCGGCCGTGATCCTGTTGGACGAGGCGACAAGCGCACTGGATACTGAGTCTGAGCGCATCGTTCAGGGcgcgttgaagaaggcggcaACCACTGGCAATAGGATCACTATTGCCGTCGCCCACCGACTGTCTACTATTCGGGACGCAAGCCGTATTTTCGTCTTCAACGGTGGAATCATCGCCGAGAGCGGGACTCATGGAGAGCTCATCGAGCGGGGTGGGATGTATGCGAAGATGTGCGAGGCTCAAAGATTAGGTCAAGATATGTAG
- a CDS encoding Putative mycotoxin biosynthesis protein UstYa, whose amino-acid sequence MMHPKEESYSKPLAERADESEEDLESLPSAPDAREHGVHRRRVWGYAAAAAVFIVSNIISARVGAHLASSSTNLDSACAAHTTQWSPVLQNVDVKYDWKHFNGSFMQEDIFRKEASPEVDAAWESMGVDYRAGVISIEDGLKSGLDMSFVRRSEKYGAGFFVNVEGMHHLHCLNLLRKSLYYNYDYYKEMGTHAFANEENIVRLHVSHCLDTIRQVLVCNVDTGVLGQVWANDPPSPFPDFNTKHMCKNYEAIQQWAEKLQAPPVDGLPGDYTAPPRPGDVIPQTP is encoded by the exons ATGATGCACCCAAAGGAGGAGTCTTACTCAAAACCGCTCGCCGAGAGAGCCGACGAGTccgaggaggacctcgagTCTCTCCCGTCAGCCCCCGACGCGAGGGAGCACGGCGTACATCGCAGACGGGTCTGGGGAtatgccgccgccgccgccgtcttcatcgtctccaACATCATCTCGGCACGTGTCGGCGCGCACCTCGCCTCAAGCTCGACGAACCTCGACAGCGCCTGTGCGGCTCATACCACTCAGTGGTCGCCCGTGCTCCAAAACGTCGACGTCAAGTATGACTGGAAGCACTTCAATGGATCCTTCATGCAGGAGGACATCTTCCGGAAAGAAGCATCGCCCGAGGTTGATGCTGCGTGGGAGTCGATGGGCGTTGACT ACCGCGCTGGAGTCATCTCCATCGAAGACGGCCTCAAGAGTGGGCTCGACATGTCCTTTGTGAGGAGGTCGGAGAAATACGGCGCTggcttcttcgtcaacgTCGAGGGAATGCACCACCTGCATTGTCTA AATCTTTTGCGGAAATCTCTCTACTACAACTACGACTACTACAAGGAAATGGGCACCCACGCGTTTGCCAACGAAGAAAACATTGTCCGCCTTCACGTCT CGCATTGTCTGGATACGATCCGCCAGGTGCTGGTCTGCAACGTCGACACAGGGGTACTGGGCCAGGTCTGGGCCAACGATCCTCCCTCACCCTTCCCCGACTTCAACACAAAACACATGTGCAAGAACTACGAGGCGATCCAGCAATGGGCCGAGAAACTCCAG GCTCCCCCGGTCGATGGCCTCCCTGGCGACTACACAGCACCTCCAAGGCCCGGCGATGTTATTCCCCAGACACCGTAG
- a CDS encoding Putative short-chain dehydrogenase/reductase SDR, NAD(P)-binding domain superfamily — MPPKLGPKTTGTELVAEYAEHIRGKTILVTGVSPGGLGATFAEKTAAAAPALLILAGRNTTKTQQTADTITAAHPEVDIKTLELDLGSFRSVRRAAETVNGWADVPKIDVLVNNAGIMATPWGKTEDGFESQFGTNHLGPFLFTNLVMGKVLAAEAPRVVTVSSDGHRLGHIRWTDYNFNEGKHYNEWHAYGQSKTANCLMAISLAEKLGGKGLLSLSLHPGVIFTNLSNHLENFEACRAQDINMGTKFMWTDFDPKTEDQGVATHIYTAFNPDLEEFNGQFFNDCRVADQYKEEVYPWATNKIDADKLWTLSEKLVGQKFSY; from the exons ATGCCCCCCAAACTAGGCCCCAAGACAACAGGcaccgagctcgtcgccgagtaCGCCGAACACATCAGGGGCAAGACCATCCTCGTCACCGGCGTCTCCccgggcggcctcggcgccaccTTTGCCGAgaagaccgccgccgccgcgccggccctcctcatcctcgccggccgcaaCACGACAAAGACCCAGCAGACGGCCGACACCATCACGGCGGCGCACCCCGAGGTCGACATCAAGAcgctcgagctcgacctggGGTCCTTCCGGAGCGTGCGCAGGGCTGCCGAGACGGTGAACGGGTGGGCGGACGTTCCCAAGATTGACGTCTTGGTGAACAACGCGGGGATCATGGCGACGCCGTGGGGGAAGACGGAGGACGGGTTCGAGAGCCAGTTCGGGACGAACCACCTGGGTCCGTTCCTGTTTACGAACCTCGTGATGGGAAAGgtgctggccgccgaggcgccgAGGGTCGTGACGGTCAGCAGTGACGGGCATCGGCTGGGACACATCCGGTGGACCGACTACAACTTCAAC GAGGGCAAGCATTACAACGAGTGGCACGCCTACGGGCAGTCCAAGACGGCCAACTGCCTCATGGCCATTTCGCTGGCggagaagctgggcggcaAGGGCTTGCTGAGCCTCAGCCTCCACCCAGGCGTCATCTTTACGAACTTGTCGAACCACCTGGAAAACTTCGAAGCATGTC GCGCCCAAGACATCAACATGGGAACCAAGTTCATGTGGACCGACTTCGACCCCAAGACGGAGGACCAAGGCGTTGCGACACATATCTATACCGCTTTCAACCCGGACCTCGAGG AGTTCAACGGCCAGTTCTTCAATGACTGCCGCGTGGCGGACCAGTACAAGGAGGAGGTCTACCCCTGGGCGACCAACAagatcgacgccgacaagctgTGGACGCTGAGCGAGAAGCTTGTCGGGCAAAAGTTCAGCTACTGA
- a CDS encoding Putative acyltransferase 3 domain-containing protein, translated as MISIAVRSIRGAIARFSPPASFPYSPLADANYHSEPPSPGGSGSGSQSKSRSIFARLLALLFFLLPSFVQRRLRPNDFKHRRIYPTSWLDGLRGVASLIVFFCHFTEKHAAWFTARAYGIPDENDNVASSPLQLPFVRVIYSGRPMVHIFFVISGFVLSLKSLKQARKRDYDGLHRTLSSSVFRRGFRLFLPTTASTFIIMVMIRLGWTGSPLPTLWEQLVDWKNAVWRITFSWQWDITQILPYDVHLWTIPIEFSNSLLLFIVLTGLSRMKTYLRLASVLAIMVYCLKCGHWAAFEFLGGMGLAEVGLIQEARRERVTSIIQDKEASDMEASVVPDATSTSIATRLFKAFLVGNLIFALFVAGWPNQKADVTPGMSPLWHNTMEPFFTMGGDLVSFPWYALGAMQIVAALQQIKMLQNIFVTPLAQYLADISYALYLVHGPVLDVFSHRWMPVAWSLVGGSNEAGVLGRVVAWVVGVVALLVPVVWASDVFWRTIDIKSVELAHWIEARCIRDE; from the coding sequence atGATCTCTATCGCCGTTCGCTCCATTCGTGGAGCCATCGCCCGTTTTTCCCCGCCAGCCTCATTCCCCTACTCCCCGCTAGCCGATGCCAACTACCATTCCGAGCCTCCGTCGCCAGGCGGATCCGGTTCCGGGTCGCAGTCCAAGTCCAGATCCATCTTCGCGAGGCTGCTggctctcctcttcttcctgctgccCTCGTTCGTGCAGCGCCGGCTGCGGCCCAACGACTTCAAGCATCGTCGCATATACCCGACCTCCtggctcgacggcctgcgcGGTGTCGCATCCTtgattgtcttcttctgccacTTCACAGAAAAGCATGCCGCCTGGTTTACCGCTCGGGCATACGGTATCCCCGATGAGAACGACAATgtcgcctcctcgccgcttCAGCTCCCCTTTGTCCGCGTTATCTACAGCGGCCGCCCCATGGTCCacatcttcttcgtcatctcGGGCTTCGTCCTGTCCCTGAAGTCTTTGAAGCAGGCAAGGAAGCGGGACTACGATGGTCTGCACCGCACCCTTTCGAGCTCTGTCTTCCGACGCGGTTTCCGCTTGTTCCTccccaccaccgcctcgaCTTTCATCATCATGGTCATGATCCGCCTTGGATGGACCGGCTCACCCCTGCCCACACTGTGGGAACAGTTGGTGGATTGGAAGAATGCCGTATGGAGGATTACCTTCAGCTGGCAGTGGGACATCACCCAGATCCTCCCCTACGACGTCCATCTCTGGACCATCCCCATCGAATTCTCCAATTCTCTGCTGCTCTTCATCGTCCTGACCGGTCTGAGCCGCATGAAGACATACTTACGTCTCGCGTCTGTCTTGGCCATCATGGTTTACTGCCTCAAATGCGGCCACTGGGCTGCCTTTGAGTTCCTGGGCGGTATGGGACTTGCAGAGGTCGGCCTCATCCAGGAAGCGCGCCGCGAGCGCGTCACCTCTATCATCCAGGACAAGGAGGCGTCTGACATGGAGGCCTCCGTTGTCCCGGACGCGACGTCGACCTCCATAGCCACACGCCTCTTCAAGGCATTCCTGGTTGGCAACCTAATCTTtgccctcttcgtcgccggctgGCCAAACCAAAAGGCTGACGTCACCCCGGGTATGTCGCCGCTTTGGCACAACACCATGGAACCCTTCTTCACCATgggcggcgacctggtcTCGTTCCCCTGGTACGCCCTTGGCGCCATGCAGATTGTCGCCGCGTTACAGCAAATCAAGATGTTGCAGAACATCTTTGTAACGCCGCTGGCGCAGTATCTTGCCGACATCAGCTATGCCTTGTACCTTGTACACGGACCGGTGCTGGATGTCTTCTCTCATCGTTGGATGCCGGTCGCCTGGTCTTTGGTAGGCGGCAGCAACGAGGCTGGCGTGTTGGGACGAGTGGTGGCATGGGTTGTCGGAGTAGTGGCACTCCTGGTCCCAGTCGTCTGGGCCAGCGACGTGTTTTGGCGAACAATCGACATCAAGAGCGTGGAGTTGGCACATTGGATCGAGGCTCGTTGCATACGAGACGAGTAG